The Pseudomonas protegens genome contains the following window.
CAGAGCGGCACTCACCAGCAGCGCCGGTACATGCACCTTGGCCGCGCGGCGGTCGATCTCTTCCCGGGCAATGCGCCCCAGGCCTGGCACTGTCGGGTCGACCTGGAACGTGGATTCCTGTTCGGTCACCGCCAGCACCGCGCACAGGTTGCTCTGGCTCGGCTCAAGGCCCTGGGCGCTGAAGGCCACCTGGATATCCCGGGCCCAGCCCGGGCGGTCGCTGACCTGGGCTGGCAGCAGGCGCAGGATCCGCGCCTGGGTCTGCTCCGGGGTCAGCGTCGGCGCCTGGGGACCGCGCGGGCTGGCGCAACCGGCCAGCAGCGACAGGCCCAGGAGGCAACTGAGAAGACGGTGGGAAATCATGGGACTCCGCGAGATGGCTGTGCGAGGACTGTGCAAGTAAAGCAGCGGCACGAGGCGTTCGACCAAGGAATGCCAGCGCTGTTCCCGCCACGCCCCTGTAGCCGCTGCCGCAGGCTGCGAACGGCCCGTAGGGACGCAGGGTTCTCAGGATCGATAGCGGTTTGGCTGGGGATTGCCAGGCAAGGTCCTGCGGACCTTCGCGCAGCTTCGCAGGCTCAGCAGCGGCTACAGACTAAAATCCTTCTATTGACGGTGTGGCTGGGTGTACTTTGATGACCCCGCCCTCAATGGAGTGACACCCGGATGCTGACCCTGGATTTTCTGCTCACCAGTCTGATCGTCGTGCTGATTCCCGGCAGCGGCGTGATCCTGACCATTTCCACCGCCCTGGTGGCCGGCAAGCGCGCCAGCCTGTTCACCGCCATCGGCTGCACCGCCGGGATCGTCCCCCACCTGCTGGCCTCGATCCTCGGCCTGTCGGCGATCCTGCACACCAGCGCCCTGGCCTTCCAGGGCCTGAAGTTCGCCGGGGTCGCCTACCTGCTGTACCTGGCCTATGCCACCTGGCGTGATCGCTCGGCCTTTGCGGTGGACAGCAACACGGTGAGCCACGGCGCCGGCGCGCTGATGCTCAAGGCCTGCCTGCTGAATATCCTCAACCCCAAGCTGACCATTTTCTTCCTGGCCTTCCTGCCCCAGTTCATCGCCCATGACGGCAGCGACCCGATCCCGCAGATGCTGCTCTTGAGCGGCGTGTTCATGGCCATGACCTTCTTCGTGTTCGTGCTCTACGGCCTGCTGGCCAATCTGTTCCGCACTGCGGTGATCGAGTCGCCCAAGGTGCAGAACTGGTTGCGCCGCAGCTTTGCCGCGAGCTTTGCGGGACTGGGCCTGAACCTGGCCTTCGCCCAGCGTTGACCCCGCGGCAGGCGCCGCCCGCAGCCAGAGGCATGACGTTGATCTCCTAACGAGGGCAAACACATGAACTGCAGCGACGTACTGATCATCGGCGCCGGCCCCACCGGCCTGGTGCTGGCGCTATGGCTGCGCCAGCAGGGGGTCAAGGTACGGATCATCGACAAGACCTCGGGCCCGGGCAGCACTTCCCGGGCCCTGGCGGTACAGGCCCGGACCCTGGAGCTGTACCGCCAGCTGGACCTGACCCAGGCCATCGTCGAACGCGGCCACCACGTGCCGGCGGTCAACCTCTGGGTCCGCGGCGAGCGGGCCGCGCAACTGCCGTTCAACGCCATCGGCGAAGACCTGACGCCCTACCCCTTCCTGCAGATCTTTCCCCAGGACGAGCACGAGCAACTGCTGATCGAGCGCCTGGAACTGCTGGGCGTGCGCATCGAGCGGGGCACCGAACTGCTGGCCTTCACCGACCACGGCCACCTGATCAACGCCCGCCTGCGTGGCCCCGACGGCCGCGAGGAACACTGCCAGGCCTTCTACCTGGCCGGCTGCGACGGCGCCCGCTCCACGGTGCGCAAGACCCTGGGCACGGGGTTCCCCGGTGGCACCTACCAGCAGGTGTTCTACGTCGCCGATGTCGAGGCCGACGGCCCGAGCATCGACGGTCAATTGCACGTGGACCTGGACGACGCCGACTTTCTTGCGGTATTTCCCCTGGCCCACAGCGGCCGTGCGCGCCTGATCGGCACCGTGCGTGACGAGCGCGCCGAGCACCCGGAAAACCTGCGTTTCGAAGACGTCAGCCAGCGCGCCATGCATCAGCTCAAGGTCAACGTCACCCAAGTCAACTGGTTCTCCACCTACAAGGTGCACCACCGGGTGGCCGAGCAGTTTCGCCTGGGCCGGGTGTTTCTCCTGGGGGATGCCGCCCACGTGCACAGCCCCGCCGGCGGCCAGGGCATGAACACCGGGATCGGCGACGCCATCAACCTGGCCTGGAAACTGGCGGCGGTGCTCAGCGGCAAGAGCGCCGAAAGCCTGCTGGACAGCTATGAAATCGAACGCATGGAGTTTGCCCGGCGCCTGGTGGCCACCACCGACCGGGTGTTCAGCTTCGCCACCGCCGACGGCCCGGTCGCCTACCTGGTACGCACCCGCCTGGCGCCCCTGCTGCTGCCGAAAATCGCCGCCTTCGACAGTGCCCGGGAATTTCTCTTTCGCACCGTGTCGCAGATCACCCTCAACTACCGGGGCATGCCCCTGAGCGCCGGCGGCGTTGGCCCGGTGCACGGCGGCGACCGCCTGCCCTGGGTCCGCGACGGCGAGCATGACAACTTCGACAGCCTCGATTATCTGGGCTGGCAGGTGCACGTCTATGGCGTCACCAGCAACGCGGTGCAGGACTGGTGCGCCGAACACCGGGTGCCGTTGCGGATCTTCGACTGGCGCTCGGCCCACGCCCGCGCGGGGCTGGCGCGCAACGCCCTGTACCTGCTGCGCCCGGACACCTACGTGGCCCTGGCCGAACGTTCGGCCGATCCGCGGGTGCTGGAGCGCTATTTCCGCGAGCGCGAGATCTCCCCGCAGAACAGCCCGGCCGCCGTCAAACCGCGCTGATCCGCGCTCGGCGCACTGCGCAGCCGGGGCCGGGCATCGGGTTGCACGTGCATGGGCGCCGGCCCCCTAGCCGCGGTTGCGCCGCGTCAGGGCTGCGCTCGACGCCGCGCCGCCCACGGCTGAAGCGTTCGCGCAGAAAGCCTGCGCGAACGCCAGGGCCCTTAGAATTCGGCCTTGACCGACAGGGTGAAGTTGCGCGGATCGCCGTAGAAGTTGCCGAAGCCTTCAGTGCCGATGGTGGTGTAGTAGCGCTTGTCCAGCAGGTTGTTGCCGTTGAGCGCCAGGGACCAGGTGTC
Protein-coding sequences here:
- a CDS encoding LysE family translocator; this encodes MLTLDFLLTSLIVVLIPGSGVILTISTALVAGKRASLFTAIGCTAGIVPHLLASILGLSAILHTSALAFQGLKFAGVAYLLYLAYATWRDRSAFAVDSNTVSHGAGALMLKACLLNILNPKLTIFFLAFLPQFIAHDGSDPIPQMLLLSGVFMAMTFFVFVLYGLLANLFRTAVIESPKVQNWLRRSFAASFAGLGLNLAFAQR
- a CDS encoding FAD-dependent oxidoreductase, which translates into the protein MNCSDVLIIGAGPTGLVLALWLRQQGVKVRIIDKTSGPGSTSRALAVQARTLELYRQLDLTQAIVERGHHVPAVNLWVRGERAAQLPFNAIGEDLTPYPFLQIFPQDEHEQLLIERLELLGVRIERGTELLAFTDHGHLINARLRGPDGREEHCQAFYLAGCDGARSTVRKTLGTGFPGGTYQQVFYVADVEADGPSIDGQLHVDLDDADFLAVFPLAHSGRARLIGTVRDERAEHPENLRFEDVSQRAMHQLKVNVTQVNWFSTYKVHHRVAEQFRLGRVFLLGDAAHVHSPAGGQGMNTGIGDAINLAWKLAAVLSGKSAESLLDSYEIERMEFARRLVATTDRVFSFATADGPVAYLVRTRLAPLLLPKIAAFDSAREFLFRTVSQITLNYRGMPLSAGGVGPVHGGDRLPWVRDGEHDNFDSLDYLGWQVHVYGVTSNAVQDWCAEHRVPLRIFDWRSAHARAGLARNALYLLRPDTYVALAERSADPRVLERYFREREISPQNSPAAVKPR